The Vibrio pomeroyi genome window below encodes:
- a CDS encoding ABC transporter permease produces the protein MDFSLIIESLPIYLGGLWTTAWMVCVALIIGLFVAIPLAIARNSPNMLINAPAWSFIYFFRGTPLLVQLYLIYYGMDQFFPVKDTLWENAWFCALVAFILNTSAYTAEIIRGAINGLPKGEVEAAKAYGMSTPMTYRRIILPSALRRALPAYSNEVIFMLHGSAVAGIVTIMDLTGAARLVNSRYYAPFESFLTAGLFYMALTFIIIAIFKFAEKRFLAYLRPLS, from the coding sequence ATGGACTTTTCATTGATAATTGAAAGCCTGCCGATTTACCTTGGTGGTTTATGGACAACGGCTTGGATGGTTTGTGTCGCTCTGATTATTGGCTTATTCGTAGCCATACCATTAGCGATCGCTCGTAACAGCCCAAATATGCTGATTAATGCTCCGGCTTGGTCATTCATCTATTTCTTCCGTGGTACGCCATTACTGGTTCAGCTGTACCTGATTTACTACGGTATGGACCAATTCTTCCCAGTGAAAGACACATTATGGGAAAACGCGTGGTTCTGTGCTTTGGTGGCATTCATTCTTAACACGTCAGCTTATACCGCAGAGATCATTCGTGGTGCGATTAACGGCTTACCGAAAGGCGAAGTTGAAGCAGCAAAAGCTTACGGCATGAGCACACCAATGACTTACCGCCGTATCATTTTGCCAAGCGCTCTGCGTCGCGCATTGCCGGCTTACAGTAACGAAGTCATCTTCATGCTTCACGGTTCAGCCGTTGCGGGTATCGTAACGATTATGGATCTAACCGGTGCTGCACGTTTGGTTAACTCTCGTTACTACGCTCCATTTGAGTCTTTCTTAACAGCAGGTCTGTTCTACATGGCGTTAACGTTCATCATCATCGCGATTTTCAAATTCGCAGAGAAACGTTTCCTTGCTTACCTAAGACCACTTAGCTAA
- a CDS encoding ABC transporter permease: MFDLQGYEASILKGAVLTIEVALLSLILAMVLGMLGALAKLAPYRWARAIATLYTTVIRGIPDLVLMMLIFFGGQILLNNSLYSINEWLNEWFASSDPNHEWTSYLPDYIDVSPFVAGVLTIGFIFGAYMAETFRGAIMAVDGGEMEAAKAYGMSPVKAFHRILLPQMIRHALPGFGNNWLVLLKTTALVSIIGLEDMVRVSALAAGSTKMPFTFYMTVAIIFLFFTSVSTGLLKLVERKFSIHAR, encoded by the coding sequence ATGTTTGATTTACAAGGATATGAAGCGTCGATCCTGAAAGGAGCGGTGCTCACAATCGAAGTTGCCTTGCTGTCGCTAATTTTAGCTATGGTTCTTGGTATGCTAGGTGCCTTAGCAAAACTCGCGCCTTATCGCTGGGCTCGTGCTATTGCAACCCTCTACACAACTGTCATTCGAGGCATTCCAGATCTCGTATTGATGATGCTGATTTTCTTTGGTGGACAAATCCTTTTAAACAACAGTTTGTATTCCATCAATGAGTGGCTCAACGAGTGGTTTGCATCCAGTGATCCTAACCACGAATGGACCTCTTACCTACCTGATTACATTGATGTCAGCCCATTTGTTGCTGGTGTCTTAACCATAGGCTTCATCTTTGGTGCTTACATGGCAGAAACATTCCGCGGTGCGATCATGGCTGTCGACGGCGGTGAGATGGAAGCGGCAAAAGCTTATGGTATGAGCCCTGTAAAGGCGTTTCACCGCATACTGTTACCACAGATGATTCGTCATGCATTACCGGGTTTTGGTAACAACTGGCTGGTATTACTTAAAACCACCGCGCTGGTTTCGATTATTGGCCTAGAAGACATGGTACGTGTTAGTGCACTGGCGGCGGGTTCAACCAAAATGCCATTCACTTTCTACATGACAGTGGCGATTATCTTCTTATTCTTCACCAGTGTTTCAACGGGCTTACTTAAGCTAGTTGAACGTAAATTTAGTATCCACGCGAGGTAG
- a CDS encoding ABC transporter substrate-binding protein, with protein MKKWLLVAALAATAATAATGVAQAKEWKTVRFGIEGAYPPFSWTEADGSLKGFDVDMANALCTEMQVQCKIVAQDWDGIIPSLLARKYDAIIAAMSITEERKKKIDFTGKYALIPNKFIAKKGAGLNFDDLSGQKIAVQRATTHDKYLTDNYGDTVEIVRYGSFDEAYLDLANGRVAAVLGDASALEEGVLNKAGGEDYEFVGPSLTDPKWFGEGFGIALRKQDKDLTKQLDAAILSLREKGIYQDIAAKYFNYDVYGQ; from the coding sequence ATGAAAAAGTGGTTATTAGTCGCAGCACTTGCTGCAACTGCTGCAACTGCTGCAACGGGCGTAGCTCAAGCAAAAGAATGGAAAACAGTACGCTTTGGTATTGAAGGTGCTTACCCTCCATTTAGCTGGACAGAAGCTGACGGTTCACTGAAAGGCTTCGATGTCGATATGGCTAACGCGCTTTGTACTGAAATGCAGGTGCAGTGTAAGATCGTTGCACAAGACTGGGATGGTATTATTCCTTCTCTACTTGCTCGTAAATATGATGCGATCATCGCGGCAATGTCTATCACGGAAGAACGTAAGAAAAAAATCGACTTCACTGGTAAATACGCACTTATCCCAAACAAGTTCATCGCTAAGAAAGGTGCAGGCCTTAACTTTGATGATCTAAGCGGTCAAAAGATTGCCGTTCAACGTGCAACAACTCACGATAAATACCTAACAGACAACTACGGTGACACTGTAGAGATCGTTCGTTACGGTTCATTCGACGAAGCTTACCTTGATCTAGCAAACGGTCGTGTTGCTGCTGTACTAGGTGATGCATCTGCTCTAGAAGAAGGCGTGCTGAACAAAGCGGGTGGTGAAGACTACGAATTCGTTGGTCCATCACTAACTGATCCTAAGTGGTTCGGCGAAGGCTTTGGTATTGCTCTACGTAAGCAAGACAAAGATCTGACTAAGCAATTAGATGCGGCAATCCTTTCACTACGTGAAAAAGGCATTTACCAAGATATCGCGGCTAAATACTTCAACTACGACGTATACGGTCAGTAA
- a CDS encoding ABC transporter ATP-binding protein, with protein sequence MKDVPALDIKDLHKTFGQNEVLKGISLSAHKGDVVSIIGSSGSGKSTFLRCINLLETPTAGEIWVNGELIQMKNNRQGVSVPANEKQVQRIRSRLAMVFQGFNLWSHLTVLENVIEAPVHVLGVPKAQAIENAELLLKKVGLYERKDYYPGHLSGGQQQRAAIARALAVDPEVMLFDEPTSALDPELVGEVLGVMRDLAEEGRTMLVVTHEMAFARDVSNHVMFLHQGLVEEQGDPAKLFTEPESERLQQFISSIY encoded by the coding sequence ATGAAAGATGTACCAGCGCTGGACATAAAGGATCTACACAAAACGTTTGGTCAAAATGAAGTTTTAAAGGGAATTTCACTTTCTGCGCATAAAGGCGATGTTGTATCGATTATCGGATCTTCAGGGTCGGGTAAAAGTACTTTCCTTAGATGTATCAACCTTTTAGAGACACCAACTGCAGGCGAGATTTGGGTTAATGGCGAATTAATTCAAATGAAAAACAACCGCCAAGGTGTATCTGTTCCTGCCAACGAAAAACAAGTACAGCGAATCCGTTCTCGCTTAGCGATGGTTTTTCAAGGCTTCAATCTTTGGTCTCACCTGACCGTTCTCGAAAATGTTATCGAAGCACCCGTTCACGTATTAGGTGTACCTAAAGCTCAAGCGATTGAAAATGCAGAACTACTACTTAAAAAAGTAGGCTTGTATGAGCGCAAAGATTACTACCCAGGTCATTTATCCGGTGGACAACAACAACGAGCGGCAATTGCTCGAGCGTTAGCTGTTGATCCGGAAGTGATGCTGTTTGATGAACCAACATCAGCACTCGACCCTGAGTTAGTAGGGGAAGTGCTTGGTGTAATGCGCGATCTAGCAGAAGAAGGAAGAACCATGCTTGTGGTAACACATGAAATGGCTTTTGCTCGTGACGTATCAAACCATGTGATGTTCCTGCACCAAGGTCTAGTGGAAGAACAGGGCGATCCAGCTAAACTGTTTACTGAACCTGAATCTGAACGTTTACAACAATTTATCTCATCGATTTACTAA